Within the Acidobacteriota bacterium genome, the region TCGCGCTGGGGCGGCCGGAGGCTCAGGCGGTTGGCGATGATGTTGATGTGCCTATTCATTTTGCGCCTCCCGTCTTTGTCGGGCCGGACAGCGTCCAAGACAAGTTCGGATGAAGCCAGCCCGGCTTCCAGGATTTCGCACTCACCGCGTGCGGGATGACCGCCAAGGGCATTGAGACCATATCGTTCCATTCTCCACGCACTGCGTGGAGAATCCCTCGCGAGCGATGATCCGCCGATTCCGCACGCACTGCGTGCGGAATCACAAGTTCTGGGTATCCCAGATAGAACGCCCTGAAGGTCTCCAGATTGCGGACGGCGAAACCACGGCCATAGTCCTTCACCAAACGCTTCGATAGGTTCTCGATCAGCCGCTTGCCGTATTCGGCCCTCGCTCGGCCTTTCTGCTCCTCTTCCACGATCTCCCGCCCGATCAGCCAGTTCGCGACCACCTGCGTCGTATTTACCGAACGGGCCACAGTGCTTCTCGCGGAATCCAGTATCTTCCGGATACGTTCATACACTGGCGACGACGGCCTCGATATGCCCGTTTTTCGCTTCATGGTTTCTTCTCCTGCGGCGGAGGGTCAAAAAGCGAGGGCTGGCCGGCCGCCTGTGCCCGTCGCTCCGCCTTAGTCCTGCCCTTCATCCGCCTCTCCGCATCCGTCTCCACCTGCCCAATCAGCGGTTCCTCCCGCACCGGCAGGTTCTTGATCTCCAAACTGTAGTCATCCTTTCCCCATTCACAGCGGTTGAGGACTGCCTTCGGAATCTTCTTCACCGTCAAGTTCGGGAACTCGTCGAGGTTCTTGATCCGAAAAGCGCCGCACATGATGAGGAGGCTGCGGCCCTCGCCGACCTCGTCCGTGAGTTTTTGTAACTGCTCGCGGGTGAGCGTCTGTGTGGTCACGTAGATAAAATCCGTCTCCGTCGAGTGCCCATGTTTCCAGTAGGCCGTGTCGCTGGGGGCGTAGGTAAAGCCTTCCAGCTTGCACATCGCCTCGGCCAGCATGGCCGGATTGTACTGCTTGCTGATAATCCAGTTGCCGAACTCGTCCTTCTTCAATAACGAAGGCGCAAGACGATAGTAGCGGAATCCGCCGCCGCCTTTCCAGCCCACGGACTCGGTGATGCCGCCCTTATCCTCGCCATCAATCACCTTTTTCAGGCGCGGGATGATGTGCGTATGACAATGCTCGCCGAGTTCGACCATGATCCACCGGCGGCCCATCTTATGCGCTACCGCGCCCGTTGTGCCGCTACCAGCGAAGGAGTCGAGAACAAGGTCGCCAGGGTTGGTGGCGAGAGAGATGACGCGATGCAGAAGCCGTTCCGGCTTTGGTGTATCAAACACATCGTCTTCGCCAAACAGCGCGATGCTCTCCTTCTTAGCTTCCTGCGTATGGCCCACTTCATCGTTTGGCCACCACGTCCAGGACTGATTGCCCTCTGATTCGGATAAGAATGTCTTGCGCCGTGGCATGCCGTTGCCGGCTTTGCCAAACCAAATCCGGTTGTCGGCGACAAGTTCCAGGAACACTTCCTCAACATTCTTCCAGCACACGCCCTTCGGCGGCGAGTAGACCTTACCACCGGGTGTCTTGATCTTGTACATTTGATTCGGTCTGAATCCTTGCGCTGTGTAGTCCGAGGACACCCACGGACCGCGCGGATCGTTATCGGGATTCTTGAACTGGGCGACTTGTTCTGGCGTCTTCAGCAATTTGTTTAGCTTCATCTTTGCGATGTTCCTCGCATACACCAAAATATGGTCGTGCCCGGCACCGAGCCATGCGCGCATGTCTGGAGACGTGCGTTTCTGCCAGAGCACATTCGCCACGAAGTTCGGACGCCCAAATGTTTCATCAAGCAACACTTTACAGTAATGTGCCTCGTTGTCATCGAGGTTAATCCAGATCGCACCTTCCTCAGCCACCAGCGACCGCAGAATTTCCAATCTGTCACGCATCAAAGAAAGCCAAAGGGAGTGTTCGACACCATCATCATAATGCGCGAACGCCGACCCAGTATTGTAGGGCGGATCGATGTAAATGCACTTCACCTTCCCCGCGTATTCCTGCTCCAGCGCCTTGAGGGCGAGGAGGTTGTCTCCGAAGATGACCCGGTTATCGAAGATGTCGTTCTTTCCGGTACGGAACGACGCGTGGTAGGACTTCTCCGGGTCTTCGATAAGAATGCGCGGCTCCAACTTCGGCCGATTCTCCTTGCCGATCCAGGTGAGCTCCAATCTGTTCAACTTGCTCATGACGGTCTCGATTCAAGGAAGGCACTTGCTTCCGAGAACAGTAACTTGAAGCAGTGTTCCACACGTTCGTAATTCCATGCCCCAGTCGCCTCACCGCACACCAGGCCGCAGACGCACGAATCGAAGCGCCGACCGCGCTCATACTCATCATCTGCTTGCTGTTCTGTAACTTGCTCAGGAGTTGCGCTGACCTCTCCGATCTTTGTGAGCTCCACATAGAGAGCCCGCTGTTTCTCCATGTCTCGCTTTCCTTCTGCGACACTGACAGCCGTCTTATCATAATTAGGATCCTCTGCCCAAACCCACGTGTTCGATTCCCATCTTCTGATTTTCTCGTGGCGGAAAATGTTCATGGCGTCTACGACGCTGGCAGGCAGATCGAGCCCCTTTTTCTCTCGCATCCAGGTGTCTATCCTGCGGAGGAACTCGGCTGTGTCCGGCGATATATAGTCAAGGACGATACCCACAAGCTGCTTGGATTGATGGTTACGTGTTGCCCTTAATATAAGGGGAGTCCAAGATATCGCATCAATCGAGACCAAGTACAACAGGAACGCCTTAGCGTATTCCTCTTGGGCGATGATGGAAAGATAGTAGCGAGTTGCCGGCGGTCGCTCGAATTCGAGAAGCTCAGCCTCGTTGAGTAAACGGCGACCGTTGTCACAACACCGCCGGGCTGGGTCTAGGAATGCCTGTTTCATCGTACGGACTCCTTAACGCGGGTCCGGGCAAGGTGGCAGTGGGCCGGGACCTCGACCAGGATCGGTGGCTTCAGCCGGGGCCGGTTCTCCTTGCCGATCCAGGTCAGCTCCAGTTTCGTCTTGTTTTTGGCCATGTCAACCTGCTTCCTCGCGGGTTATGTTAGAGCCACCGGCGTCATCTGAACGGTCTGCTTACTACATGAACACCTCAAGGCCGTGCCGCCGGTATTGACCTTTGACGCAAGACATCCGCAATTCGGACAGGTCAAGGCCTCAAATAGGTCAATCGTGGCCTTCCCGAATTCACGCACGTCGTTGTCGGGTATCTCCATGCCTGGCGGGCTGAAGTGACATCCTACCTGGTTGCGGATGAACAGCATCGCGTTCACGCGATCGAAAGTGGTCTTGGCGGTGCTTGCCTGCCAATTCTCAGGCTGGCCAGCAGTATTCCAATTGCTATTCAACAGTACGGAGAGGTTGTGCTTCGTGAAGAGCCTTACACAACCATTCAACAAAGCCCCGAGCGTGTATTGGTTTAGCTCGTTTCGAGGTAACGAGCACTCGTACAGCATGGTAAGCTCATCCAGGATACTTTCCAGCAAAATGCCGGCTTTAGACGATACTGCCTGGCGATCCAAGACCGGGTTGGCGATAGCCTTCCTTAACTGATCTGTCACAAGCGGCATGTTCTGGGCGGC harbors:
- a CDS encoding DUF1016 N-terminal domain-containing protein, with amino-acid sequence MKRKTGISRPSSPVYERIRKILDSARSTVARSVNTTQVVANWLIGREIVEEEQKGRARAEYGKRLIENLSKRLVKDYGRGFAVRNLETFRAFYLGYPELVIPHAVRAESADHRSRGILHAVRGEWNDMVSMPLAVIPHAVSAKSWKPGWLHPNLSWTLSGPTKTGGAK
- a CDS encoding site-specific DNA-methyltransferase, which translates into the protein MSKLNRLELTWIGKENRPKLEPRILIEDPEKSYHASFRTGKNDIFDNRVIFGDNLLALKALEQEYAGKVKCIYIDPPYNTGSAFAHYDDGVEHSLWLSLMRDRLEILRSLVAEEGAIWINLDDNEAHYCKVLLDETFGRPNFVANVLWQKRTSPDMRAWLGAGHDHILVYARNIAKMKLNKLLKTPEQVAQFKNPDNDPRGPWVSSDYTAQGFRPNQMYKIKTPGGKVYSPPKGVCWKNVEEVFLELVADNRIWFGKAGNGMPRRKTFLSESEGNQSWTWWPNDEVGHTQEAKKESIALFGEDDVFDTPKPERLLHRVISLATNPGDLVLDSFAGSGTTGAVAHKMGRRWIMVELGEHCHTHIIPRLKKVIDGEDKGGITESVGWKGGGGFRYYRLAPSLLKKDEFGNWIISKQYNPAMLAEAMCKLEGFTYAPSDTAYWKHGHSTETDFIYVTTQTLTREQLQKLTDEVGEGRSLLIMCGAFRIKNLDEFPNLTVKKIPKAVLNRCEWGKDDYSLEIKNLPVREEPLIGQVETDAERRMKGRTKAERRAQAAGQPSLFDPPPQEKKP
- a CDS encoding AbiV family abortive infection protein, with amino-acid sequence MKQAFLDPARRCCDNGRRLLNEAELLEFERPPATRYYLSIIAQEEYAKAFLLYLVSIDAISWTPLILRATRNHQSKQLVGIVLDYISPDTAEFLRRIDTWMREKKGLDLPASVVDAMNIFRHEKIRRWESNTWVWAEDPNYDKTAVSVAEGKRDMEKQRALYVELTKIGEVSATPEQVTEQQADDEYERGRRFDSCVCGLVCGEATGAWNYERVEHCFKLLFSEASAFLESRPS